The genomic stretch TGCTTTAACATGTAcattaaaatgttcaaataaagtTACATTTCGTATTGCAAGAATTTTGTAGTAATTTCCGACAAAAGTTCAATATATCTACGGGCAAAAGTAAAAGTTATGTAACTATGTCAAAACCTATCGATTTTTCAAGCCTAGTGAACTGTCAGAAATCCTTCCCTCTGAAAACAAAATCTTCTGGAATACAAAATTCCCTTCATAGTTTTGCATGGGGTTATCATTATCCCCTTTATGAAAATAGCAGGGCTATCTTAATACGGCTAAAATGGGAGTAATATGGATGGTTTCTTTGACTTGAACAGTTGAAACTCATTTGGTGTTTACAAACACTTGTAGCTTGACATGGCTACAGACATGATTTCATCCCATTTTGTGAGAAGATGGAGTATaagttacattttgttttgttcagaTTACAAGGTCCAAGGGGTCAAGAGTACAAGTGATGTTAAGGGCCAGATAGCTTAACTTTGTGTCTGCTCCGTATATTCTAAACCTCttgaaaaaatttcttaaaattataaTTAGATATTAACCTCATCATGACGATATGCAAAACCCAGGCCACtcagtctaaggtcaaggttacacgtGGAAGTCAGCGGTCAAATAGCTTAATTTCATGTCCACTCCGTACCTGCAAACTGCTTTGAAGATTTATCAATTATATTTCCCCGCCAAagtgacgtgcagagcgcacaaCTCGAGCCCTTAGGTCCAAGGTCATATTTGAAGGACAAAATTagatagcttaagtttttgtcCGATCCAAATCATCTTTTCCACCAGAACGATTTTTATAATACTCGTATCACTTGTCAACCTTATCAAGATGACATGTAGGGTGCAAAGCATAGGTCACTACGCCAAAAGTCACATTGAGAACAAAGATCAAATAGCTCAACTCGTCTATTAATCCACtgaaatgaatttcataaaactagaaCCAAAGCGCAATCTTTTTGATTCTATCCCTCacgtttttatttcgatgtaaatgagatgtgaaaccaaaatttgcagtcctgtttggcgccatattacctatactgtgttggtgcaccgtaaaacccaaatcaatcaatcagtcaACTCATATCTACTAATCCGCTGAAAAGAATTTCATAACACTAGCAtaaatttttaaccgcatttagCAGACATGCAGAACGCACAACAAAGATCACTAGGTCCAAAATCATTTAAGGAACTCAAATTCGATTCTGCTCCGTATCTTCTTAATTAATAACTGGACGGATTTTCATAAATCTGACATCAGTTGATACCCTCATCAAGACGACAAGTAGAAGTCACAGCCCGGGTCAtaaagctcaaggtcaaggttacacttgaagCCCAAAGATCAcgatcacaacattttactttccttGTCTCAGAGCGGCGTCTGTGGGTATTAATCACATTTGATGGTAACTCTAgctacattttgataaaatcaatcggttattatttgacctactcaGTTTTGTTTCAAATCATAGTTTCTTACATTGTACATTGAAGGTGCACGTGTTGATTATAATGAATAAGATATTCatgataacaaaatatattagtAATGTTGGCTTAATATTAATTGTCACGACATTACCATTTCATTAAACGACCAGCTtcttaagaaaatatttcaaaaacagaaTTACTATCCCTaataatacaatacaaatatttaaataaattttcggtATGTCATTTTGCAACTTATGAGTGAATGTTACCTATAACGTTTGGTAGTATTTAAAAAAGAGCTGTGAAAAATGTTCCTGCTTCAGTAACTATCAGTTAAGGTCGATACACATTACTAATACAAGCAAAAGGAAATAAGGTACCTCTGCTAATTTCACAAAGGACATTACGGTACCCACACTGTAGTGTCGGTTATTTATATCCgttcaaatttccaaaataagTTTTCTGAAAACTAACAGTGCATTTTCGGATAATATACCATTTCAGTTTTATGGTAATTCCAACGGAAAATTAGATCTATAGAGTGTGTTTGGATTCCCAAGAGGATGACAATGCATTAGGCGTAGGCTCCTCTGCATTGATAGATAAGCTCCACGTATTGGGTAGCTGGTTTTTGTGTGATTCACTTGTATATAATATTTGATATGAGATAAGCCGCGTGTACCCAGTCGATTAGATAACCGTATacacaatatacatataaaagctataaTTGAACAGATGCACTTCTTTGACCAGAATGACAATGGGGAAATGCAAAGAAATCAGTATTTCACGGGTATAGGACGCCAAACGGCACACCtcatttactttgaaataaatatatgatatatggAATCAGATCACAGTGATTTCTTTGTATACACAAGCGTTAAACCTCAAGCACTAATGTAAAATTCTGATATGTATTTTGCCAATGAACTTTAAAGACGcaaaacaaaataactgtattcttttgtattttcatgatggcaattatacatgatttgcatgaaaaaaaatgagataacaagtgtttagttacaaattgacagtgacatatattaggccaagacaatgtgtgtaatgtcttaacattttattgagttAATATAGCAATATGTATAAacgtatttagttaaatttcaatcatattttgtttctaaagtgtaagatagttattcatctatgctTTTAAACTATGcttaaaagatattgactgaataagtttgcagatgaagttgtaaaaacacatttattcaggaatggcCAAAACTGTCCATCTGAGAACTTGTAGTATAGccgtatattacctgtattataagaatgattttcatgtagttttgtgggtgaaaaaagtaggtcactaggtcgtgttGGGTCTTTAAAAGGAATAAGTCATTTGCTACGTGCGAGATAAACGGTGGATTTTTGTACCGTTGCTATGTCATTGATACAGAAGTATTATCCAGTGTCCATCTGTTTACTTTCAATAAAGAAAATCCTAACTTACCTGAATAAGGAGAGCGCCCTAACTTAGCTGTATAAAAAAAAGTGCTGCATGTAGAGCTACAATCACAAATGTTATGCAGTTAcagttatttcttaaaaaaaaaaacagtagaaCACATTAATTCAGTGTTAAGCTAAACTAAACATGTACTAAGTGCTACTTTTTAAacctgttaatacacataaacctgttaattttaggtatatagacactaaataggaaaatggcatgaaaacaaaatggtagTCGCATTATGGCGGATCCAAATAGTcctcaattatttttgttttcttattttccaattttactgTTGAAATCACACGGAAGATCAATGCTTGACATGTAGTTGGCATtttcataaagaaaaaataacaacagaatgGATCATCCACAAcaactacaatttggggtctcatttttagctgattttgcactTTGTGCGTTTGACTGAAACAAACATGACCCCtttttgcatcaaacatgaccacttttcttttgattttgatttagcactgacaatattcttcaagaaaatgtatgttACAGGCATTTAAAATTGGTCCttatgtgtgctgcagccatttgaaacatgtccattttatatagaataaagaacagctaGTTCGAGCCCCTGCCACCTgaacataatatacatgtaaatgaggtatatatcctggatacagtttgaaatctgaagtagctctagaggctatggggtaggtcatacattgatttatggtagtatatgttcaagtcgctacatgcattgtacaatatatggatgtgtagatagatgattccacttcgaagagtcgAAAGTCGCCCATTgtatttttggcctttgacagacggacagacgttcaaattttgcagataaaagggcaagatacgaagtcgaaatttcgacttattaactcgaaattcgAAATTTCGTTTTAGtatttcgaaatttcgagttaatatctcGTTTCGAGTTAATAGATAAAACGCACCTGActctaatgctcttccgtacttGTAACCTTTTATGTTTGTTTAACTATATATTTCATTCATGATGTGTGGCTCTATAAATAACTTGGAAATTCTATTTGCTTTTAATATCTGATTTTTATGTCAGGCTATAAATAAAACGGTTATGTAACAGTAGCCTTAAGTTCAGTTTTATCTGAGATAGCGGAGTGCAGGATTcaaatttctaaattatttatCGCTCTAAACAATTATGGATCGAGCTACAATTATTATCTGTTTTCTGTACATTTTTGCATGGCTGTTTGGACTGCTCTCATTATTTTTACCATTCTGGATATCAGGGGAGATTGATTCAGGAGTAAGAAATGTCACAGTTGTGGAAGATATAGACAGTGGACTTTTTTGGAAACGCCAGACCTATTACATCAAGAAGGACTCCATTCCAGACTCCGATGACTCGTTTACAGACATTTCTGGCTCatatttatgtaagaaaaaataataacatttgtttcacaagtgttgaaaaaataaattgaatgtaGAGATAATATCATTCGACAGAATCCCCGAGGGTCGTGGCAGTCACCTACCCACCAAAATATTCCGAGGGATTCTGTAATTGttataacagaaaacaacaccTGTTAATGCTATTCTAGCCTAACATGTGTAAAGActtaattacaaaaatatgatGATAGCacaaatttgttttaactttgGTCGTAATACATGGAATACATGGAatgcaaatatataaataaaagtttGGTTGCACTGCttgtgattttgtaaaaaagagtTTATTCTCTTGTTAAAAAAACTACGAAAAAAGACAATAACAGTAGTTTTATGTTAGAATATTATTGCACGCTATAACTGGATGACATAATAGATACTGTAATAAAGAATATTtaagccacaccatgagaaaaccaacatagtgcatttgcgaccagcatagatccagaccggcctgcgcatccgcgcagtctggtcaggatccatactgttcactaacagtttctctaattgcaataggatttaaaagcgaacagtatggatgctcaggctggtctggtccatgctggtcgcaaatgcaccatgttggttttctcatggtgcggctcatttaatacAATCAAGATAAAGATGGAATGAAGTTTTATCTGATAAGCATAAATTTATACTACTTCTTGAAGTTAGAAGTTAATTCAACatgcatttattgtaaaacaattctttttttctgGAAATTTCAGATACTGAAACTGTTAAGATAGTACAAGGGTTGATGATAACGGGTATGACGTTGCTGTCAATTAGCCTTGTGTCCTCTGTATACTTTCTCTGTTTTTGTAACGAAGAAAAAAGAGGCAAACACGCAGCAAAAATATTCATAGCCATAGCAGCCCTGGCGATTCTAGCAGGTAAGTTTTGCATTTATGAGATGCCTGCACCAGTGAATTTACAACTTTcatatatttcacattaaacaCGCCTTAAAACCTCGAAGCTCGTTATTGTCCATGAGGTATTACTTCAAACAGGTTGATGCCACTTCTAGTGCGTAAGTATTTCTTCCAATTACATGCAAACTCCATGTAATACCCATCCTCGacagttttcaaatttcatgaaattcatgttctcttttttgtaaatatgtaaattcaGTTACTTTTATTTGTGAAATATAGTGATTCGGTCTACAGTCTTCGGATGCTTCAAATAGAATGAAATTAAGGTGCTCGCAATTTCATGTTCTTTTATGTTGAtattcagttttgaaattgaaattcttagctcgactattcaaataataggtagagctattggactcacccatgcgtttTTGTATGTATAGTAAGCCGGTacttcagtaaccacttgtgggaaagGATTGATACTTCACATTCTTCTTATTAACTTTCATTGGacatgtcccataactctatttttctttttctttttataaaattatgcccctcttacgacttttatattcattcagttgacaaggctttcgaatagtcgagcgttgctttgctacgacagctcttgtttaaatgtagATATGGAGCCGAGCCCCTTTTATTACATAGTAATAAGCATAGTAACATACCTTTGTTAAGTGTATTGATCCAGACGTGTTGAACTTAGtacaaaattatttctaaattgaattattttgtttctttcaggCTGTTTCATTGTTAGTGGACCAGTTATATATGGTAAGCATGTGATATGGGACTACGGGGTTAAGGAATTACATCTTGGTGCGAGTTGTTGGTTGGCTGCGATATCAGCTGGCATAACCTTTATGGCAGGACTTTCGAATATTTGTCAATGTTTGCCCTCAAAATGTTCTGTAAAGTTTCAGTCGAAAGTGTAATTAAAATTGGTGGAAATAAACTTGCTCTTTCGAAATAGTGAAAATAGTAAAAGTATAGCCGGATATGGTTCAACTAAAACAAGGAGTAGTTGTTCTCAAACATTCAGAAATGCGCGTGTTTTTCAACACTTGCCTCGTGGCTACTCGTAAAATTGTGCGTTTCGAGATACATAGAATGATATCTGTTCCATACCATAAACGGATATTTTCACTTGTAATGTCCAACACTATCATTGACAACATGTGTTGTCAGTATGGTCATGTTTAGAATCAAGTCTTTCTATTGATCTTTTACAGGAAGTGGAGCATAAATAAGGCAAAAATACagcaaatattgtcaatataataTCTCTACTTTGTGGTAATAAATAAATGACTACACATGGTGTCTTGTGTTTACAGGCAGTACATCATAATATACTTTGTGCTTATttggtttattttaatatccACAACTTGTATATAGATGACTTTACATTGATTTTTCATGTAATATTAAGTTTCTGTCTTATTGTTGTTACTGACTATTTACACGGTTTTGAATATATATTGTTAATTGTttgttagaaaataaaaaatgaaaactttgtcaactgaaatgttttatttctacaTAATCTCCTCTTAAAATTATCGCATCGTCCGTGTTTTTGtcatttaatttgttaatattcTCGGAAGACGGTAACCCGttctcatgaaacttggtatgtagcaccaTTATAAGATCTTGTGCCAAAGTTATCAAAATGGGGCACCTTAGCCCTTTATGGGTcagaagagctaaaaatagaaacacctttaaagaacttttttctAAGTGGAATTCCTCAAAGTTGGTcattagcatcattataaggtttcCTCCCAATTTCTTCATTGGGTCGTTTTACCCATTTTAAGGACTACTAGAGCCGAAAGCAGAAATACCTTTAATTGACTCCTTCTCATTAAcgtcttgatggatcttcatcgaaCTTAGTCTTCAGCATTATTTCAAGGTCCTCTCCTTACTTTGTTCAAATATGTGCACTTGATCCCTTCTGTaggtcactagagctaaaatagatgCAAACCTTtgaatgacctcttctcatgaaccgcctgATGGATCTTAATCAAACTCGGGTCTTTACTGTCTTTGCATTGGTTCCACTGAGTCGCTGTTAGGGGACACCAGACctaaaattagatttttattgaaGCACTTCTCATCATGAAGTTGTGTTCATGGTTACGCATATTGTGGCCATCACAGCAAAATACAGAAGAAACCAAATGATTAATGAATTGCTTAAAAATGATTACCAAACTTATACTGAATGGAGGCCAGATGGTTTATGTCTTCATCAGGTGAGCGATTGAGGCCTGTTTAGGCCTTTTGTTGTATCTGGGTATTTTGATGGCAAACATATCAATTTCTAATgacggatttttttttataagaaacaaGTAATATGTAGCAAGTACATTTTATGTCACAATAACAGTTTTAAGCTCGAATATATGAACTATATGaatagctatcctactcgacccggcgtccgCATCTTGCTTAATCATTTGAGACACATTCACTTTATCGCCGCTGTTActactagatggatttgattcagacatTGTTCCCAATCATCATATGACAACATGTCaccactcttgcaccaatatttcattaattatgctgTCTTCTTACTAAGAATTTctagttaattttgatgcactatACCTCCGTAACTCCGTTATTAcataatgtatttgattcaaacttgaaatgaaTATTTGTCATCATCGTCCTCATGATATgcactcttgcacaaatatttaatgaattatgaccatcttttaattagaattttattttagtttttatttctggCGTCGGAGTATTAATAAATTAGGTGATAGCTCTAACTACATTTAATACCAGTATCAAAGTATCAAACAATTTTAGTTTGACCTAAAGTATCTTTAGTTTTGTCTGAAATGGTACGTTTTTACTTCAAACGTACACATTTATACAATGTTAGGTATATTCCGGTTCTTTGcataaaatgaataagatattcaTTAAACAGAATATAACATTAATATTGGCTTAATGTTAGTTGTCACGCCATTACCACTTCATTACACGATAAACTGGTGAAAACAGAATAACTATCAGGTAATGAAGCGGTCTAACAATACAATTACTTACCTACGACTTTTTCCACGGCTGCACTTTTAGAATCGTAACCTGTAATATTTGgtagtaatttcaaaataattgtttttcttcTGTCAGCTATGAAAATATTCCTGTTACGTTTTAAATTGATAGTAACTATCACGAGTGGACTCGCGGAATGGAGTCtaaattggagtggagtcatggagttgGGTCAAATTTGTGTTATCTATAATAttaatctatttatatttttataacttttcaacATAAATAATGCTTTGTCTTACATTGATTGTAGGTACACGGAACAGTGGTCTTGTCAAATTGTTAATTGTCAGAATACTTTATCTCTTTGTTTACGAAAAAGTTTTTAAACCATCACATAGATATGAAATGCAATTATATTCATTTGAGAACAGTTGTAAACAAAACGAAAGGTGGTCAACCCATGGGAACATATTCAAATAGACCATAGTATGAAATAATGGTAAAACGCTAAAACCAAGTTTCCAAACTTAGTTCCAACTGAACATTCTAATTACTACTCCATGTATTCTCTGATGGGTTGAGTATATTAATAAtagacaatatttttcataaccttTATCAGTGAACAATATACTACTCCTCATTTTCAAGGTAATGACTAGAAGGCTTAATATTTAACATATACTCTATACCtgatcaaaatgtttaatataaattgatgttGTGGAAGAAAAACTGAAGAGTGGATATCTGTGTGTTCTTCTCCAAAACTCGTATGAAAATCTGAAGATTTTCCCTAGCCTGATAATTCCACCCTTCTCAGTTTAAATCATTCACtacaaattttaacatatttgacTTAATTGATATATTGGCTTTGTTAACATTATCCATGAAGGAATGACTATTTCATGACTTGTCTGTTGACAAGaggtaaataagttttaaatgtcAGAATGTACACTGTAGGAGTCTAGAAAAATATACACTGACTGGTATTAGAGGAATAGAAATGACCATTTGTGCTAGCAAATGTTTGTAAGAAAATTCTGTTCAAATGGTGACACTGACATTGATTCCAATAGCCCCATTCATCCCAGTGGTCTCAAAGGCCTGTCACAGATAAGAAcaatgttttgtacatgtattatgtaaagTTTCACTTAAAAGTCTGTTACTTTTCATTAACAAgacaaaacacacaaaaacatgtataatttataaatgcaaatgccatttccaatttaaataattaatcCAGTGCTATATCATGGAATGctataaaaatattccattatttTTAATTGGACACTTAACACCAGTATGTTGTAGAACAATAATGCATAACCTTTCTCCTGATTGATGTAGGCAACAACCATTCAATATACCctaataaaactttcaaatatttaatcaGCTACATGATATTTGTTAGAAATACATGGAACTAGAAAGACTTACACAGATATAGATACTGTTCATTATTTGAGAAATATTAACATAATGACTGGCATGGcaacatgacaaaaataaatttgactTCACTCCAAAatatgactccactccaaatttgactccacttcACGACTCCGCTC from Mercenaria mercenaria strain notata chromosome 16, MADL_Memer_1, whole genome shotgun sequence encodes the following:
- the LOC128549676 gene encoding uncharacterized protein LOC128549676, with translation MDRATIIICFLYIFAWLFGLLSLFLPFWISGEIDSGVRNVTVVEDIDSGLFWKRQTYYIKKDSIPDSDDSFTDISGSYLYTETVKIVQGLMITGMTLLSISLVSSVYFLCFCNEEKRGKHAAKIFIAIAALAILAGCFIVSGPVIYGKHVIWDYGVKELHLGASCWLAAISAGITFMAGLSNICQCLPSKCSVKFQSKV